The following proteins come from a genomic window of Hymenobacter canadensis:
- a CDS encoding DUF2911 domain-containing protein, which yields MKALLSISAGLVVLAAPMATQAQIATPAASPKSTITQRVGLTDITLTYSRPSVKGRMVFGDSTSKAIVPYAKRWRTGANQTTTVKFSDDVTVEGKKVPAGEYGLYTVPGKASWKMVLSKNTKQGANVDGFKAEDDVATFMVKPYKTAATVETFTMNFTDLTPATANVDLQWETTGVKFKVAADVEPKVMAQIAEKVTQNASPTPNDLAAAAVYYYDNDKDLKQALAWMQKANEKEPKFWNVHTEAKIRMKMKDYKGALTAAEQSRTLAQTAKNMDYVKMNDDIIATAKKNGAK from the coding sequence ATGAAAGCTCTTCTCTCGATTTCGGCCGGCCTGGTAGTGCTGGCGGCCCCGATGGCCACTCAGGCGCAGATTGCCACGCCCGCGGCCAGCCCCAAAAGCACCATCACGCAGCGCGTGGGCCTCACCGACATCACCCTCACCTACTCGCGCCCCAGCGTGAAGGGCCGCATGGTGTTCGGCGACTCCACCTCTAAAGCCATTGTGCCCTACGCCAAGCGCTGGCGCACGGGCGCCAACCAAACTACCACCGTCAAATTCTCCGACGACGTGACCGTGGAAGGTAAGAAGGTGCCGGCCGGTGAGTATGGCCTGTACACGGTGCCCGGCAAAGCCTCCTGGAAGATGGTGCTGAGCAAAAACACCAAGCAGGGCGCCAACGTCGACGGCTTCAAGGCCGAAGACGACGTGGCCACCTTTATGGTGAAGCCCTACAAAACGGCCGCCACGGTGGAAACCTTCACCATGAACTTCACCGACCTCACCCCCGCCACCGCCAACGTGGACCTGCAGTGGGAGACAACCGGCGTCAAGTTCAAGGTAGCCGCCGATGTGGAGCCCAAGGTAATGGCCCAGATTGCGGAGAAAGTAACCCAAAACGCCTCGCCCACCCCCAACGACCTGGCCGCCGCCGCCGTCTACTACTACGACAACGACAAGGACCTCAAGCAGGCCCTGGCCTGGATGCAGAAAGCCAACGAGAAGGAGCCCAAGTTCTGGAACGTACACACCGAGGCTAAAATCCGCATGAAAATGAAGGATTACAAAGGCGCCCTCACCGCCGCCGAGCAGTCGCGCACCCTGGCCCAGACCGCCAAAAATATGGACTACGTGAAGATGAACGACGACATCATCGCCACGGCCAAGAAGAACGGCGCCAAGTAA
- a CDS encoding cation diffusion facilitator family transporter encodes MTVTRLKQRLALLSLVVSVALVLVKFYAYFLTHSQAVLTDALESIINVVASGFALYSVYLASLPKDENHPYGHGKIEHLSVGFEGGLILMAGGYIFYSAVKALLAPHALEQPGWGMALLAATAVVNLLVGFVLVRAGRKHHSLALVGDGQHLYLDAVSTLVSCLALVLVILTGKVVFDAAASVILGLFIVVNGYRMVRRSVGGLMDESDEATVLQVITELQQQRRPAWIDVHNLRVQRYGSNLHIDCHVTMPYYFSLEETHTEVHRIEELVRDRFEVDVEMFVHADPCIFSACSHCLLPDCPVRQHAFSQEIPWTLANVVKNERHQLVESV; translated from the coding sequence ATGACCGTCACCCGCCTCAAACAACGTCTGGCTTTGCTTTCGCTCGTGGTGAGTGTGGCGTTGGTGCTGGTGAAATTCTACGCCTACTTCCTCACCCACTCGCAGGCCGTCCTGACCGATGCCCTGGAGAGCATTATCAACGTGGTGGCCAGCGGCTTTGCGCTCTACAGCGTGTACCTGGCCAGTTTGCCCAAAGACGAAAACCACCCCTACGGCCACGGCAAAATCGAGCACCTGTCGGTAGGGTTTGAGGGTGGGCTGATTCTGATGGCGGGCGGCTACATTTTCTACTCGGCCGTGAAGGCTCTGCTGGCGCCGCACGCGCTGGAGCAGCCGGGCTGGGGCATGGCGCTGCTGGCCGCTACGGCCGTCGTCAACCTGCTGGTGGGCTTCGTGCTGGTGCGGGCGGGCCGCAAGCACCACTCGCTGGCGCTGGTCGGCGATGGGCAGCACCTGTACCTGGATGCCGTCAGCACGCTGGTTTCGTGTCTGGCGCTGGTGCTGGTGATACTCACGGGCAAGGTGGTGTTCGACGCCGCGGCCTCGGTTATCCTGGGGCTGTTTATCGTGGTGAACGGCTACCGCATGGTGCGCCGCTCGGTGGGCGGGCTCATGGACGAATCGGACGAGGCCACCGTGCTGCAGGTGATAACGGAACTGCAGCAGCAGCGTCGCCCCGCCTGGATTGATGTGCACAACCTGCGCGTGCAGCGCTACGGCTCCAACCTGCACATCGACTGCCACGTGACCATGCCCTACTATTTCAGCTTGGAAGAAACCCACACCGAAGTGCACCGCATCGAGGAGCTGGTGCGCGACCGGTTCGAGGTGGACGTGGAAATGTTCGTGCATGCCGACCCCTGCATCTTCTCGGCCTGCTCGCATTGCCTTCTGCCCGACTGCCCGGTGCGCCAGCACGCCTTCAGCCAGGAAATTCCCTGGACGCTGGCCAACGTGGTGAAAAACGAGCGCCACCAGTTGGTGGAGTCGGTGTAA
- a CDS encoding sodium:solute symporter, with product MSTFDWLVLSSTLLFIVGYGAWRTRGAGASLDSYLLGDRDASWWGVGLSIIATQASAITFLSTPGQAYDDGMRFIQFYFGLPLAMVLIALFAVPIYHRLRVYTAYEYLEGRFDRRTRTLAASLFLVQRGLSNGLSLYAPALVLSAILGWNIMLTVWLLGGIMIAYTVAGGTRAVMVTQQGQVAVIFTGMVVAGYLLVHYLPADVGFKEALQVAGHQGKLNLVDFTFDPTDRYNFWSGMTGGLFLALSYFGTDQSQVQRYLAGRSVTESRLGLLMNGLVKVPMQFAILLVGVLLFVFYQFSPPPLTFNRPVRDQVARSATYGPQLRELEQTHATLFLARRQATTQLVEALHTEDPAQLAAAETHLQATTAATRGLRDRAQALIKKAVPSSEAKDTDYVFLTFVLNNMPQGLVGLLIAVVLSAAMGSAAAGLNALASTTVIDLYRPSRPHVDEAHNVRASRWAAIGWGVLGIGFATFAARLENLIQAVNILGSLFYGTILGIFMVAFFLKRVGGTAVFWSAIVAQTVVLLLFWKTDIGYLWFNIIGSLLVVGMSLLLSVAGKKTVA from the coding sequence ATGAGTACCTTCGATTGGCTGGTGCTCAGCAGCACGCTGTTGTTTATTGTCGGCTACGGGGCGTGGCGCACGCGCGGCGCCGGTGCCTCGCTGGATTCCTACCTGCTCGGCGACCGGGACGCATCCTGGTGGGGCGTGGGCCTGAGCATCATTGCCACCCAGGCCTCGGCCATCACCTTCCTCAGTACGCCCGGCCAGGCCTACGACGACGGGATGCGCTTCATTCAGTTCTACTTCGGCCTGCCGCTGGCCATGGTGCTGATTGCGCTGTTTGCGGTGCCCATCTACCACCGGCTCCGCGTCTATACGGCCTACGAGTACCTGGAGGGGCGTTTCGATAGGCGCACGCGCACGTTGGCGGCGTCGCTGTTTCTGGTACAGCGCGGCCTCAGCAACGGCCTCTCCCTGTACGCGCCAGCGCTGGTGCTGTCGGCCATTCTGGGCTGGAACATCATGCTCACGGTGTGGCTGTTGGGCGGCATCATGATTGCCTACACCGTGGCCGGCGGCACCCGCGCCGTGATGGTGACGCAGCAGGGCCAGGTGGCTGTGATTTTCACGGGCATGGTGGTGGCCGGCTACCTGCTGGTGCACTATCTGCCGGCGGATGTAGGCTTCAAGGAAGCCCTGCAGGTGGCCGGCCACCAGGGCAAGCTCAACCTCGTCGATTTCACCTTCGACCCCACGGACCGCTACAATTTCTGGTCGGGTATGACGGGCGGCCTGTTTCTGGCCCTCTCGTATTTCGGCACCGACCAAAGCCAGGTGCAGCGCTACCTGGCCGGCCGTAGCGTGACAGAAAGCCGCCTGGGCTTGCTCATGAACGGCCTCGTGAAGGTGCCCATGCAGTTTGCCATTTTGTTGGTGGGCGTGCTGCTGTTCGTGTTCTACCAGTTCAGCCCGCCGCCGCTCACCTTCAACCGCCCCGTGCGCGACCAGGTGGCGCGCTCCGCCACCTACGGCCCGCAGCTGCGCGAGCTGGAGCAAACCCACGCCACGCTGTTTCTGGCGCGCCGCCAGGCTACCACCCAGCTGGTAGAGGCCCTGCACACCGAAGACCCCGCCCAGCTGGCCGCCGCCGAAACCCATCTGCAGGCCACCACCGCCGCCACCCGCGGCCTGCGCGACCGGGCCCAGGCCCTCATCAAGAAAGCCGTGCCCTCGTCCGAGGCCAAAGACACCGACTACGTGTTCCTGACTTTCGTGCTCAACAACATGCCGCAGGGTTTGGTGGGGCTGCTGATTGCGGTGGTGCTGTCGGCGGCCATGGGCTCGGCGGCGGCCGGCCTCAACGCCCTGGCCTCCACCACCGTCATCGACCTGTACCGCCCCAGCCGCCCCCACGTGGACGAGGCCCACAACGTGCGCGCCTCGCGCTGGGCAGCCATCGGTTGGGGCGTGCTCGGCATCGGTTTCGCCACCTTTGCCGCCCGCCTCGAAAACCTGATTCAGGCCGTGAACATCCTCGGCTCGCTGTTCTACGGTACCATTCTGGGGATTTTCATGGTGGCTTTCTTCCTGAAGCGCGTGGGCGGCACGGCGGTATTCTGGTCGGCCATCGTGGCCCAAACCGTGGTGCTGCTGCTGTTCTGGAAGACCGATATCGGCTACCTGTGGTTCAACATCATCGGCAGCCTGCTGGTGGTGGGGATGAGTCTGCTGCTGTCGGTGGCAGGAAAGAAAACTGTAGCATAA